The Drosophila gunungcola strain Sukarami chromosome 2R unlocalized genomic scaffold, Dgunungcola_SK_2 000006F, whole genome shotgun sequence sequence CAATAGAACAATAAATGTTAACAGCTTTTTATGCCCGTTTTTTTTAGCCAAGGTAACAGGCTTAGAGCATGTAATGACTTATGGGTTTTGCAaactgtttaatttaaaagtcatGATACaagtatttgaaaaattaaattttttgtttttattatttaaaatcataaataaagtCAAAAGATTCCACTGCCAAGAAGCAAACTAGTGAGAACAGCTTATTGCACgcagaaaccaaaacaaaaccaatttgGGGACACAAGCAAAATGGATTCAGAAGCTCTGTCATCAGTCTTTCTCTCGAGAGAACAAATCATAAGGATATTAAGCGAAACGCCAGTGGGATTCATAAAGCCCACGAATCCAGCAACGCCAAGCCTGCCGCCCTTTAAGAAACTGGGAGTTTTGGTGGAAATTGATGAGATCGTGGGAGACCAGGAAAAGGCGGCGAAAATCAGTGATATCCGGGATAAGGAGCAATCCTACAGCTGCGCGGAATGTCGACGGATGCTGCCCACGGCGCATTTACTAGATTTGCATATCACCGAACAGCATGATTTATATTTCGCCGCCAGCGTGGATCGCGGCGATAAGCCCATGTTTTGCTGCTTCCTGGAGGAGTGCACCACCAAGTTCCAAACTCCACGACAGCGCAAGGATCATTGCATTATAGTGCACAAGTTTCCGGCCAACTATCGATTCGATCAGGGCAAGGACAAGCCGAAGGAAAAGCGGCATCCCAAAAACAAATCCATTTCAATGGAGGTGGATGAGGTGCCGTCGGAAGTAAAATGTTTCCCCTATATTAAGGCCTTCAGTTTTGGCCACCAAACACACAGGACTTTCTACACTCGCAAGGATCAAAAGTCGCAGGGCGAAACACTCGATGATGTCCAGTCCCTGAAGGATGCTATCAACGATATCCTCGATTAGATTTACACaactatttatttgtttgcgaATGAAGCAGCATTATCATTATCCTGGTACAACTACATTATTCTGTTAGTGGAAACATCGAAGATCATTTTGCCTTGGCGCTGGgcctgaaaataaaattcagtttttattgttgataCCGGGTTGTGTCtcgtcttcttcttcttcttctccaCGGATTACTTACTTTCCGGTATTGGCATTAATATAATGATAGGCAACAACCAGCAGGAATAGAAATACGCCCAGGACGTTGGAGAAAATGGCCAATTGCACGTCGGTGATCATTTTGTCAAAAGTTCTGtgaaaacaaaaccaattgATTAGAAGCAAGTGGGCGAGTGACACGTCATGTGTGCAGGGCGGAATACTTTATTTCCTGCTTGTTCAGCTTAAAAATAAGTGGCAAGGAAAGTTGAAACTCCTCGACTATCACTTACATACtcaaattatttcatttttcttcttaattttaagtattttaccTTTTCTAGCGAAAAAACGAGCCGGTTTTTATTGTGTACAAATATTTCAGCGTGACCGTATTTAGACCAGTAAAA is a genomic window containing:
- the LOC128254653 gene encoding protein lethal(2)k10201, translated to MDSEALSSVFLSREQIIRILSETPVGFIKPTNPATPSLPPFKKLGVLVEIDEIVGDQEKAAKISDIRDKEQSYSCAECRRMLPTAHLLDLHITEQHDLYFAASVDRGDKPMFCCFLEECTTKFQTPRQRKDHCIIVHKFPANYRFDQGKDKPKEKRHPKNKSISMEVDEVPSEVKCFPYIKAFSFGHQTHRTFYTRKDQKSQGETLDDVQSLKDAINDILD
- the LOC128254654 gene encoding dolichyl-diphosphooligosaccharide--protein glycosyltransferase subunit 4, with protein sequence MITDVQLAIFSNVLGVFLFLLVVAYHYINANTGKPSAKAK